ATCAGCCAAATCCATGATCTTTCCAACACACGTATTTCCAATGGTCTTATCATCTCTTCTTCAGCCAGCGATCCAGGGTCATCTGTCAGACTCTGTCCTGGACATTAACAACAAGCCTTCTGCAGGCTCACTTTCCAACATCCAACTCCCCACCCAGAAAGCAGAAACCCAGGGACATTCAGCTGGTCCTCAATGGGAGGTCCCTGGCGCTCTGACGTCTGAGGCTTCCTTCACCTCCAAGGTTCAGATGAATGTGACGAGCAGTCTGTGTGCCTGGGAAGTGGTGGGTGAAAAAGAGGgaataatattttctcatttgtgactTATCCTCCGCCTCTTTCTAATCTCACTTTATTCAGCATGAACCTGGCCTAAGCACCATCCCTGGAAAATCACAGGCACAacttttctttcagaaaagcTATATTTTCCCTGGTCCTGACGAAGTCCTTGGAGCATTCTCCATGGCGTAGCAGTTCTTACTCTTGGCTATGGGTCCAAGCTTGGGCTCCCAATGTAGGCTTCCTACCATTCAAGAGCCGCCTAAAGTTGTAGGCAAACATTTGCATGTATTAAACATCACTATGTGGCGGGGGAAGAGGTCCATAGCTTTCATGAGATACCACGAAAGGTCCGTGACCTAAAAATCTTAAGAATCATTAACTTTACCAATAaagacctagtgtatagcacagggaactctgctcaatgttctgAAATCACCTAAAtaggaaaaggatttgaaaaagaatagatacatgtatatatatatatgtataactgaatcattttgctgtacacccaaaactaaccacaacattgttaatcaactatactccaagatgaaattaaaaaattctttaaaaaagaatcactaacttactaaaacatgaaaaatctttttttttttcttttttttataggcGAGATAGAACACAAGTGGTCTGCAGCCTCGTCCTCACTGAGGATCATCCTGGTGGGCAAAACAGGCAGCGGGAAAAGTGCCACCGGGAACAGCATCCTCTGCCAGCAGGTGTTTGAGTCCAGGCTGGGGGCCCAGTCGGTGACCCAGAGGTGTCAGGGGGAGACCGGCACGTGGAATGGCAGGAGCGTCCTGGTGGTGGACACGCCCTCCATCTTTGAGGCCAGGGCCCCGGACCGAGCGATGTACGAGAACATCGGGGACTGCTACCTGCTCTCGGCCCCGGGGCCACATGTGCTGCTGCTGGTGACCCAGCTGGGGCGCTTCACCGAGCAGGACATGGTGGCCGTGACCAGGGCGAAGGAGGTCTTTGGGGCCAGAGCCCTGAGACACATGATCGTCCTCTTCACCCACAAGGAGGACTTAATGGAAGAATCCTTGGATGACTATGTGGCAAACACGGACAACCTCAGGCTTAGGGCGGTGATCCGGGAGTGCGGGCGGAGGTACTGCGCCTTCAACAACCGGGCCTCCGGGGACGAGCAGAGGGAGCAGCTGGCCCAGCTGATGGGCGTGGTCGAGGGGCTGAAGAGGGAGCACCAGGGCGCCTTCCTCAGCAACGACCTCTTCTTTGATGCACAGCTGCTGCAGCAGGGCGGGGGTGACGCCCGTGCAGAAGGTTACACGCGCTACCTGGCCAAGGTGCGGTCACAGGTTGCAAAGCAAACGCAAGACCTGAAAGAGGCCCAGAGAAACTGTGCCTTCAAGGCACTCCTCCGAGTCAAAAACTGGGTCATTTTTCACATCGGAATATTTGTGGTTCTTATATGCGTCTTGATTTttcttgccattttaattatcttGCATATTACTCATGTACTCTGAGCATTTTCAGATGATACCTGCTATTGGCTTCCATTTTTTCAGAGTCAGCACTTCTGTCTGTGTTGATAAGGAATTTTACTTGCTTTTTACAtaattttgctttcaattttccCTTCCTTGCACCAGACAAGCCATCCATTTTCTtcagttgctttttattttccatccACCTGACCCATCTATGGATC
The window above is part of the Hippopotamus amphibius kiboko isolate mHipAmp2 chromosome 4, mHipAmp2.hap2, whole genome shotgun sequence genome. Proteins encoded here:
- the LOC130851781 gene encoding GTPase IMAP family member 5-like, translating into MRKRMEGLQRSRYGSMAEGEIEHKWSAASSSLRIILVGKTGSGKSATGNSILCQQVFESRLGAQSVTQRCQGETGTWNGRSVLVVDTPSIFEARAPDRAMYENIGDCYLLSAPGPHVLLLVTQLGRFTEQDMVAVTRAKEVFGARALRHMIVLFTHKEDLMEESLDDYVANTDNLRLRAVIRECGRRYCAFNNRASGDEQREQLAQLMGVVEGLKREHQGAFLSNDLFFDAQLLQQGGGDARAEGYTRYLAKVRSQVAKQTQDLKEAQRNCAFKALLRVKNWVIFHIGIFVVLICVLIFLAILIILHITHVL